The Flavobacterium piscisymbiosum genome includes a region encoding these proteins:
- a CDS encoding arabinan endo-1,5-alpha-L-arabinosidase, with protein sequence MKFYKNIKYSLSALMMLIASVSFAQDIVVHDPVVIKQKDTYYLYCTGNGISVFSSKDLKNWNPEPQVFKDKPVWADGVAADFKNHIWAPDISLHNNVYYLYYSVSAFAKNTSAIGVATNTTLDPKDKKYKWVDQGIVIQSQPNRDMWNAIDPNLIFDENNTPWLSFGSFWEGLKLVKLNPDLKSIAQPQEWHTISKRKRTFELPDADPGDGALEAPFIFKKNGYYYQFLSWDLCCRGEKSTYKVVVGRSKNVTGPYVDKDGKSLNEGGGSIVVQGDENYFGVGHNSAYTFDGKDYIFYHAYEKKTNGTPRLVVKEMLWDNDLWPVLK encoded by the coding sequence ATGAAGTTTTACAAAAACATAAAATATTCACTTTCTGCTCTAATGATGCTGATAGCTTCAGTTTCATTTGCGCAGGATATTGTAGTACACGATCCGGTTGTCATCAAGCAAAAGGACACCTATTATTTGTATTGCACCGGAAACGGAATCAGTGTTTTTAGTTCGAAAGATTTAAAAAACTGGAATCCTGAACCGCAGGTTTTCAAAGACAAACCCGTTTGGGCAGATGGCGTTGCGGCCGATTTCAAAAATCATATTTGGGCGCCGGATATTTCATTGCACAACAATGTTTATTATCTGTATTATTCGGTTTCGGCTTTCGCCAAAAATACATCGGCGATTGGCGTTGCGACCAATACAACATTAGATCCAAAAGACAAAAAGTACAAATGGGTCGATCAGGGAATTGTGATTCAATCGCAACCCAACCGCGATATGTGGAACGCCATTGACCCGAATTTAATCTTCGATGAAAACAATACGCCGTGGTTGTCTTTTGGTTCTTTTTGGGAAGGATTGAAACTGGTTAAACTAAATCCAGATTTAAAATCGATTGCTCAGCCTCAGGAATGGCACACAATTTCGAAACGCAAAAGAACTTTCGAATTACCGGATGCAGACCCGGGCGATGGCGCGCTTGAAGCTCCTTTTATCTTTAAGAAAAACGGTTATTACTATCAATTTCTTTCCTGGGATTTATGCTGTCGCGGAGAAAAAAGCACTTATAAAGTTGTTGTTGGAAGATCTAAAAATGTAACCGGACCTTACGTAGATAAAGACGGAAAATCTTTAAATGAAGGCGGCGGAAGTATCGTAGTTCAGGGAGATGAAAATTACTTTGGCGTAGGCCATAACAGCGCTTATACGTTTGACGGAAAAGATTATATTTTTTATCATGCCTATGAAAAGAAAACCAACGGAACGCCAAGACTGGTCGTTAAAGAAATGCTTTGGGACAATGATTTATGGCCCGTTTTAAAATAG
- a CDS encoding glycoside hydrolase family 127 protein, producing the protein MKKYTFTTLTIFLSFLIFVSCKETKNHIVQSSKTSALKAGYEIEPVNIQNVKLTDSFWLPIIKRVQEITIAYAIQKCNEEGRFENFLIAGKQKTGTVRGEMPFDDTDVYKIIEGASNTLISAPNPKLEKVLDSLIAIVKIGQEKDGYLTTWRTINPAKPPAPWVPVIEGKRWESLQISHECYNAGHLIEAAVVHYEATGKTNFLEIAIKNADLLVKTFGDGPGQVKGVPGHQIVETGLIKLYQITGKEDYLKLAKYYLDNRGNPNNHKLYGEYAQDHIPVVQQNEVVGHAVRAVYMYAGMTDIAAMTKDKAYTDAVNNLWNNMVNKKMYITGGIGSRHDGEAFGDNYELPNLTAYNETCAAIGDVYWNHRLHNLYGKSEYFDVIERTMYNGLISGISLDGKQFFYPNALESDGVFKSNRGSCTRQAWFDCSCCPTNLIRFIPSIPGLIYSKSKDVLYVNLYASNNASFALGKTDLQISQQTGYPWNGKVAISVNPKKESQFTIKLRVPGWARNEVLPGDLYSYKKASTQKATINLNGEVLAIQPQDGYFTITRNWKKGDKINLNFPMEVQEVQTNAKVESNKNKVSLEYGPIVYAVEEIDNKSNFDKIDVAAGDTFKVKKEPNLLQGVNVIENSKFKAIPYYSWSNRGVGKMKVWLDYKN; encoded by the coding sequence ATGAAAAAATACACTTTCACTACCTTAACGATTTTCTTGTCATTTTTGATTTTTGTTTCCTGTAAAGAAACCAAGAACCATATTGTACAATCGAGTAAAACCTCGGCTCTAAAAGCGGGTTACGAAATAGAACCGGTCAACATTCAAAATGTAAAACTGACAGATTCTTTTTGGTTGCCTATTATTAAAAGAGTGCAGGAAATTACGATTGCATACGCCATTCAGAAATGTAATGAAGAAGGGCGATTTGAGAATTTCTTAATCGCCGGAAAACAAAAAACAGGAACAGTTAGAGGCGAAATGCCATTTGACGATACCGATGTTTATAAGATAATCGAAGGCGCTTCGAATACTTTGATCAGCGCACCAAATCCAAAACTTGAAAAAGTATTGGATTCGTTGATTGCAATCGTAAAAATTGGTCAGGAAAAAGATGGATATCTTACAACGTGGAGAACTATAAATCCGGCAAAACCGCCAGCGCCTTGGGTTCCGGTTATCGAAGGAAAACGTTGGGAATCATTACAAATTAGTCATGAATGCTACAATGCAGGACATTTGATCGAAGCTGCTGTAGTGCATTATGAAGCGACAGGAAAAACAAATTTCCTTGAAATCGCCATCAAAAATGCCGATTTATTAGTGAAAACTTTTGGCGATGGTCCAGGTCAGGTGAAGGGAGTTCCGGGACATCAAATTGTAGAAACGGGTTTGATTAAATTATACCAAATTACCGGAAAAGAAGATTATCTAAAACTGGCAAAATATTATTTAGACAATCGCGGTAACCCGAATAATCATAAATTATATGGTGAATATGCACAAGATCATATTCCGGTTGTGCAGCAAAACGAAGTAGTGGGTCATGCCGTAAGAGCCGTTTACATGTATGCTGGAATGACAGATATTGCTGCCATGACAAAAGACAAAGCCTATACCGATGCCGTAAATAATTTATGGAATAATATGGTGAATAAAAAAATGTATATCACTGGCGGAATTGGCTCAAGACATGATGGAGAAGCTTTTGGAGACAATTATGAATTGCCAAACTTAACGGCATATAATGAAACTTGCGCTGCAATTGGCGATGTATATTGGAATCACAGATTACATAATTTATACGGGAAATCGGAATATTTTGATGTGATCGAAAGAACGATGTACAACGGATTAATTTCTGGAATTTCATTAGACGGAAAACAATTTTTCTATCCAAATGCCTTAGAATCTGATGGTGTTTTTAAATCAAACAGAGGTTCATGCACACGTCAGGCTTGGTTTGATTGTTCTTGTTGCCCCACAAATTTAATTCGATTTATTCCTTCGATTCCGGGATTGATTTATTCAAAATCAAAAGATGTTTTGTATGTGAATTTATACGCTTCAAACAACGCTTCTTTCGCTTTAGGAAAAACCGATTTACAGATTTCACAACAAACCGGATACCCTTGGAACGGAAAAGTAGCGATCTCGGTTAATCCGAAAAAAGAAAGCCAATTCACAATTAAATTGAGAGTTCCGGGTTGGGCAAGAAATGAAGTTTTGCCAGGAGATTTATACTCTTATAAAAAAGCTTCGACTCAAAAAGCAACAATCAATTTAAACGGAGAAGTTTTAGCAATTCAGCCACAAGACGGTTATTTCACCATTACAAGAAATTGGAAAAAAGGAGATAAAATCAATCTTAATTTCCCAATGGAAGTTCAGGAAGTTCAAACCAATGCTAAAGTGGAAAGTAATAAAAACAAAGTTTCTTTAGAATATGGTCCAATCGTTTACGCCGTAGAAGAAATCGACAACAAAAGCAATTTCGATAAAATAGATGTAGCCGCCGGAGATACTTTCAAAGTAAAAAAAGAACCTAATTTATTGCAAGGTGTAAACGTCATCGAAAATTCAAAATTCAAAGCAATTCCATATTACTCTTGGTCAAATCGTGGTGTTGGGAAAATGAAAGTTTGGTTGGATTATAAGAATTGA
- a CDS encoding alpha-L-arabinofuranosidase C-terminal domain-containing protein, whose translation MKSNLITKITLCGLLLNGIYASAQKNNLQVDAAKTVTKIQPTMYGVFFEDINFAADGGLYAEMIKNRSFEFETPMMGWKEPNSDRHKLNEQSGIANIIQYSQKGTNHNYCRVTLNDASGYELINEGFRGMGIKKDLKYNLSLKAAKISGNVSKIKIQFIDKNKKVLGETSIVPTAKDWTNYTAQLTSTATEAKAQIRITFEGSGVIDLDQISLFPEDTWKGRKNGMRADLVQLLYDLKPGFLRFPGGCIVEGKTLALRYQWKKSIGNVEDRETMINRWNTEFAHKPAPDYFQSFGLGFFEYFQLSEDIGASPLPILSCGMACQFNTGELVPMDQLDPYVQDALDLIEFANGDQTTAWGKVRADMGHPKPFNLKHIGVGNEQWGPDYIERFKVFQKAIKDKYPNIIIVSGTGPFPDGDYFDYGMKELKKLNAEIVDEHYYKDPAWFRKNVTRYDNYDRKGPKIFAGEYAAQSVAIASPDNKNNWECAFSEAAFMTGMERNAEVVHLTSYAPLLAHVEGWQWTPDMIWFNNLQSYGTPNYYVQKLFSNNKGTDLINITKEGKAVTGQNDLFASAVKDVNSKEVILKIVNASASAQNASIDVRGVKLESKGTAIILKGDGINDENSFESPTKISPKESEFKVNGNKVQYDFPAYSVTVLKIKMK comes from the coding sequence ATGAAGTCCAATTTAATTACCAAAATTACCCTTTGTGGTTTATTGCTTAACGGCATTTACGCTTCGGCACAAAAGAACAATCTTCAGGTTGACGCTGCAAAAACAGTGACGAAAATTCAGCCAACGATGTACGGAGTGTTTTTTGAAGATATCAATTTTGCTGCCGATGGAGGTTTATATGCCGAAATGATCAAGAACAGATCATTCGAATTTGAAACACCAATGATGGGGTGGAAAGAACCCAACAGCGATCGCCATAAATTAAACGAGCAATCCGGAATCGCGAATATCATTCAGTATTCTCAAAAAGGGACAAATCATAATTATTGCCGCGTTACCCTTAATGATGCCAGCGGTTATGAGTTGATCAATGAAGGTTTCAGAGGAATGGGAATCAAAAAAGATCTGAAATATAATTTATCATTAAAAGCTGCGAAAATATCAGGAAATGTTTCGAAGATTAAGATTCAATTTATTGATAAAAACAAAAAGGTTTTAGGTGAAACTTCGATTGTTCCAACAGCAAAAGACTGGACCAATTATACTGCACAACTAACATCGACTGCAACAGAAGCAAAAGCACAAATTAGAATCACTTTTGAAGGAAGCGGAGTAATCGATTTAGATCAGATTTCATTGTTTCCGGAAGATACCTGGAAAGGAAGAAAGAACGGAATGCGTGCTGATTTAGTACAATTATTATACGATTTGAAACCGGGATTTTTACGTTTCCCTGGTGGTTGTATTGTTGAAGGAAAAACGTTGGCATTACGTTACCAATGGAAAAAATCAATTGGAAATGTTGAGGACAGAGAAACAATGATCAACCGTTGGAATACCGAATTTGCACACAAACCGGCACCGGATTATTTCCAGAGTTTTGGTTTAGGATTTTTTGAATATTTCCAACTTTCAGAAGATATTGGCGCTTCACCATTACCCATTTTAAGTTGCGGAATGGCGTGTCAGTTCAATACAGGAGAATTGGTTCCAATGGATCAATTAGATCCTTATGTACAAGATGCTTTAGATTTAATTGAGTTCGCAAATGGCGATCAGACTACTGCCTGGGGAAAAGTGAGAGCTGATATGGGACATCCAAAACCATTCAATTTAAAACATATCGGAGTTGGAAATGAACAATGGGGACCGGACTATATCGAGCGTTTCAAAGTATTTCAAAAAGCGATCAAAGATAAATATCCAAACATCATCATTGTTTCGGGAACAGGACCTTTTCCTGACGGAGATTATTTTGATTATGGTATGAAAGAACTTAAAAAACTAAACGCAGAAATTGTCGACGAACATTATTATAAAGATCCGGCTTGGTTCCGTAAAAACGTAACACGTTATGACAATTACGATCGTAAAGGACCAAAGATTTTTGCCGGAGAATATGCAGCTCAAAGTGTAGCGATCGCAAGTCCGGATAATAAAAACAACTGGGAATGTGCTTTTTCTGAAGCTGCTTTCATGACTGGAATGGAGCGTAATGCTGAGGTAGTTCATTTGACTTCTTATGCACCTTTATTAGCTCACGTTGAAGGTTGGCAATGGACTCCAGACATGATTTGGTTTAACAATTTACAATCATACGGAACGCCAAATTATTATGTTCAGAAATTATTCTCTAATAATAAAGGAACAGATTTAATCAATATTACAAAAGAAGGAAAAGCAGTTACAGGACAAAACGATTTGTTTGCATCGGCAGTAAAAGATGTAAATTCTAAAGAAGTAATCCTGAAAATTGTAAATGCTTCTGCATCGGCACAAAATGCTTCAATTGATGTAAGAGGAGTAAAATTAGAGTCAAAAGGAACGGCAATAATCTTAAAAGGAGATGGAATAAATGATGAAAATTCTTTTGAATCTCCGACTAAAATTAGTCCAAAAGAAAGCGAATTTAAAGTAAACGGAAACAAGGTACAATATGATTTTCCTGCTTACTCAGTTACCGTTTTGAAGATAAAGATGAAATAA
- a CDS encoding ribulokinase produces the protein MKNYVIGLDYGTDSVRAMLIDTENGQELASNVSHYKRWKNKQYCDAAANQFRQHPLDHIEGLEITIQTVIKESKVDPSLVRGICIDTTGSSPVPVTKDGIPLALTKGFEENPNAMMVLWKDHTSINEANEINELAVSWGGENVTKYVGGIYSSEWFWAKILHIAREDEAVRNAAHTWMEHCDLMTYLLIEDKDLKTFKRSRCAAGHKAMWHEDWNGLPPVEFLEKLHPYLATLRGNLYDETYTSDLVAGNLSKEWADRLGLSTDTVVAVGTFDAHSGAVGAKIGENTLVRVMGTSTCDILVGSYDEVGTKTVRGICGQVDGSVIPGFIGLEAGQSAFGDLLAWYKELLLWPTDHLLNSSTVLNDAQKEQLREEFSDKLIVELTKEAEKIPVSDSLPIALDWINGRRTPDANQELKSAISNLSLGTKAPHIFKALVNAICFGAKKIVDRFEEEGVKIDSVIGIGGVARKSPFIMQTLANVLNKPIKIAASDQTPALGAAIYAAVAAGIYPNVIEASQKIGSDFDAEYFPQLDKVAAYHKLLVAYDQLSAYEDPTIKISQHEFSL, from the coding sequence ATGAAAAATTACGTTATAGGATTGGACTACGGAACAGATTCAGTTCGAGCGATGCTAATAGACACTGAAAATGGGCAAGAGCTGGCATCCAATGTTTCTCATTATAAAAGATGGAAAAACAAGCAATATTGTGATGCGGCTGCAAATCAGTTTCGTCAACATCCATTAGACCATATTGAAGGTTTAGAAATCACCATTCAAACGGTTATAAAAGAAAGTAAAGTCGATCCTTCGCTGGTACGCGGAATTTGTATTGATACAACGGGATCTTCACCTGTGCCTGTAACGAAAGACGGAATTCCGCTGGCTTTGACAAAAGGTTTTGAGGAAAACCCGAATGCGATGATGGTACTTTGGAAAGATCATACTTCTATAAATGAAGCAAACGAAATCAACGAACTGGCTGTAAGCTGGGGCGGAGAAAACGTAACCAAATATGTAGGCGGAATTTATTCATCAGAATGGTTTTGGGCAAAAATTTTGCACATTGCAAGGGAAGATGAAGCCGTTCGAAATGCAGCGCACACCTGGATGGAGCACTGCGATTTAATGACGTATTTATTGATTGAAGATAAAGATTTAAAAACTTTTAAAAGAAGCCGTTGCGCAGCAGGTCATAAAGCGATGTGGCACGAAGACTGGAACGGACTTCCTCCAGTTGAATTCTTAGAAAAATTACATCCATATTTAGCAACGCTTCGTGGTAATTTATACGATGAAACATATACATCAGATCTGGTTGCCGGAAATTTAAGCAAAGAATGGGCAGATCGTTTAGGACTTTCTACAGATACAGTTGTAGCCGTAGGAACTTTCGATGCACATTCAGGAGCTGTTGGAGCTAAGATTGGAGAAAATACTTTAGTTCGCGTTATGGGAACTTCAACCTGCGATATTCTCGTAGGTTCTTATGATGAAGTTGGAACAAAAACGGTTCGTGGAATTTGCGGACAAGTTGATGGATCTGTAATTCCGGGCTTTATTGGTCTTGAAGCAGGACAATCTGCTTTTGGAGATTTACTGGCCTGGTACAAAGAATTATTGCTTTGGCCAACAGATCATTTATTGAATTCTTCAACTGTTTTAAATGATGCTCAAAAAGAACAATTAAGAGAAGAATTCAGCGATAAATTAATTGTTGAATTGACAAAAGAAGCAGAGAAAATTCCGGTTTCAGATAGTCTTCCAATTGCTTTGGACTGGATTAACGGAAGAAGAACTCCGGATGCCAATCAGGAATTAAAAAGCGCGATTTCAAATTTATCTTTAGGAACAAAAGCGCCACATATTTTTAAAGCTTTGGTAAACGCTATTTGTTTTGGAGCAAAGAAAATTGTGGATCGTTTTGAAGAAGAAGGAGTAAAAATTGACAGCGTTATCGGAATTGGCGGCGTTGCCCGTAAATCTCCTTTTATCATGCAGACTTTGGCAAATGTTTTAAACAAGCCAATTAAAATTGCAGCTTCAGACCAGACCCCGGCTTTAGGAGCCGCGATTTACGCAGCCGTTGCAGCGGGAATTTATCCGAATGTAATTGAAGCAAGTCAAAAAATAGGAAGCGATTTCGACGCAGAATATTTCCCTCAATTAGATAAAGTAGCAGCATATCATAAATTGCTTGTTGCATACGATCAATTAAGCGCTTACGAAGATCCAACTATTAAAATTTCGCAACATGAGTTCTCTTTATAA
- a CDS encoding L-ribulose-5-phosphate 4-epimerase, with amino-acid sequence MSSLYKDLKQECYEANMQLNALNLVVYTFGNVSAVDRKNGVFAIKPSGVPYEDLKPEDIVIVDFDNNIIEGSMRPSSDTKTHAYLYKNWPNIGGVAHTHATYSVAWAQSQRDIPIFGTTHADHLTADIPCAPPMADSLIEGNYEHNTGIQILDCFKEKNLSYEEVEMVLIGNHGPFAWGKNAAKAVYNSKVLEVVAEMAYLTLQINPNAPRLKDSLIKKHYNRKHGKDSYYGQ; translated from the coding sequence ATGAGTTCTCTTTATAAAGATTTAAAACAGGAATGTTACGAAGCCAATATGCAGTTAAATGCATTGAATTTGGTTGTATATACTTTTGGAAATGTGAGTGCTGTTGACAGAAAAAATGGTGTTTTTGCCATTAAACCAAGCGGTGTTCCATACGAAGATTTAAAACCCGAAGATATTGTGATTGTTGATTTTGATAACAATATTATCGAAGGTTCTATGCGTCCGTCATCAGACACAAAAACGCATGCTTATTTATATAAAAATTGGCCAAATATCGGAGGCGTTGCCCATACACACGCAACATATTCTGTTGCTTGGGCACAATCGCAACGTGATATTCCAATCTTCGGGACCACGCATGCTGATCATTTAACAGCTGATATTCCGTGTGCGCCACCGATGGCAGATTCTCTTATTGAAGGAAACTACGAGCATAATACCGGAATTCAGATTTTGGATTGTTTCAAAGAAAAAAATCTTTCTTACGAAGAAGTAGAAATGGTTTTAATTGGAAATCACGGTCCATTTGCATGGGGAAAAAATGCCGCAAAAGCAGTTTACAACAGCAAGGTTCTGGAAGTCGTTGCCGAAATGGCGTATCTGACTTTACAAATAAACCCAAACGCACCAAGATTAAAAGATTCCCTAATAAAGAAACATTACAACCGCAAACACGGAAAAGACTCGTATTACGGACAGTAA
- the araA gene encoding L-arabinose isomerase: MIDISQKEVWFVVGSQELYGEETLRKVAEHSQLIAKGLDASSSIPVKVVYKDVVKSPSQILDVCLAANTAKNCIGIIAWMHTFSPAKMWIGGLSILKKPLCHLHTQYNAEIPWGTIDMDFMNLNQSAHGDREFGFIMSRMRKKRKVVVGHWEDPRVLNKLGVWTRVALGWDELQNLKVARIGDNMREVAVTEGDKVEAQIRFGMSVNGYDSSDVTKHIEKVTDQQLNDLLAVYESSYSLTDSLKEGGAQRSSLVEAAKIELGLRAFLEEGGFGAFTDTFENLGVWKQLPGIATQRLMADGYGFGGEGDWKTAAMVRALKVMNLGLEGGTSFMEDYTYHFTPQKSYVLGSHMLEICPSIADAKPSCEVHPLGIGGKEDPARLVFNSPAGDAINVSLVDMGNRFRLIVNEVEAIKPLADLPKLPVARVLWDCKPNLDIAATAWILAGGAHHTVYSQAITTEYMEDFADIAGIELLVIDEKTTVRDFKDKINANEAYYHLFQHGL; this comes from the coding sequence ATGATAGATATCTCTCAAAAAGAAGTATGGTTTGTAGTAGGAAGCCAGGAATTATATGGTGAGGAAACACTAAGAAAAGTAGCAGAACATTCGCAATTAATTGCAAAAGGATTAGACGCATCATCAAGTATTCCTGTAAAAGTGGTTTACAAAGATGTGGTAAAATCGCCTTCGCAAATTTTAGATGTTTGTTTAGCGGCAAACACAGCTAAAAACTGTATCGGAATTATTGCCTGGATGCATACTTTCTCTCCGGCAAAAATGTGGATTGGCGGATTGAGTATTCTTAAAAAACCATTATGTCATTTGCATACACAATACAATGCTGAAATTCCGTGGGGAACTATCGACATGGATTTCATGAACCTGAATCAATCAGCACATGGAGATCGTGAATTTGGTTTTATCATGTCAAGAATGCGTAAAAAACGTAAAGTTGTTGTGGGACATTGGGAAGATCCTCGTGTTTTAAACAAATTGGGTGTTTGGACAAGAGTAGCTTTAGGATGGGATGAACTTCAAAATCTAAAAGTAGCCCGTATTGGAGATAATATGCGTGAAGTTGCCGTTACGGAAGGTGATAAAGTTGAAGCTCAAATTCGTTTCGGAATGTCGGTAAATGGATATGATTCATCTGATGTTACCAAACATATCGAGAAAGTTACAGACCAACAATTGAATGATTTATTGGCAGTTTACGAATCTTCTTATTCTCTAACCGATTCATTAAAAGAAGGCGGAGCACAAAGAAGTTCATTAGTTGAAGCAGCAAAAATAGAATTAGGTTTAAGAGCTTTTCTTGAAGAAGGAGGTTTTGGAGCTTTTACAGATACGTTTGAAAACCTTGGGGTTTGGAAACAATTACCGGGAATTGCAACACAAAGATTAATGGCCGACGGTTATGGTTTTGGTGGAGAAGGAGACTGGAAAACGGCTGCAATGGTTCGTGCCTTAAAGGTAATGAACCTAGGTCTTGAAGGAGGAACTTCTTTCATGGAAGATTATACATACCATTTTACGCCTCAAAAATCATATGTTTTAGGATCACATATGTTAGAAATTTGTCCATCAATTGCAGATGCAAAACCTTCTTGCGAAGTGCATCCGTTAGGAATTGGAGGAAAAGAAGATCCGGCACGTTTGGTGTTTAATTCACCTGCGGGAGATGCGATTAACGTTTCTTTAGTTGATATGGGGAATCGTTTCCGTTTGATTGTAAATGAAGTTGAAGCGATTAAACCATTGGCAGATTTACCAAAATTGCCAGTTGCCAGAGTTTTATGGGATTGTAAACCAAACCTTGATATCGCAGCAACGGCCTGGATTCTTGCAGGAGGAGCGCATCATACCGTATATAGTCAGGCGATTACAACAGAATATATGGAAGATTTTGCAGATATCGCCGGAATCGAATTACTGGTTATTGACGAAAAAACAACCGTGAGAGACTTTAAAGACAAGATCAATGCGAACGAAGCTTATTATCATTTGTTTCAACACGGATTGTAG
- a CDS encoding aldose epimerase family protein: MNVLKRCVFGMSLLSLALVSVQCKSDKKTDTTTVSPDEKAAVTIEKSEYGTTAKGEKVDSYKLKNQNGMEVDIITFGGRITDLKVPNKEGVSENVVIGFSSLAQYEKENPFFGALIGRYGNRIAKGKFKLDEKEYQLAINNAPNALHGGPQGFFNVVWKADEVKSGSTASLKLSYLSKDMEEGYPGNLKVFVTYTLTNDNQLEVLYEATTDKKTVINLTQHSYFNLSGDFTKTILDHELTLNADKLVPVDATLIPTGKLEDVANTPFDFRTPKLIGKDIEVKNEQLERGKGYDHCWVLNNPEKGKTIIAKVYHAASGRVMEMTTDEPGIQFYSGNFLDGTLPMPKGGTFAHRTGLCLETEHYPDSPNQKNFPTTVLNPGENYKTKTTFKFSVKK, translated from the coding sequence ATGAATGTATTAAAACGTTGCGTTTTCGGAATGAGCCTTTTGAGTTTGGCTTTGGTTTCAGTTCAATGCAAAAGCGATAAAAAAACAGATACTACAACAGTTTCTCCAGACGAAAAAGCTGCGGTTACTATCGAAAAATCAGAATACGGAACCACTGCAAAAGGAGAAAAGGTTGACAGTTATAAACTGAAAAACCAAAATGGGATGGAAGTAGACATCATCACTTTTGGAGGAAGAATTACAGATTTGAAAGTACCAAATAAAGAAGGTGTTTCTGAAAATGTAGTGATCGGGTTTAGTTCTTTGGCACAATACGAAAAGGAAAATCCATTTTTTGGAGCTTTGATTGGAAGATACGGGAACCGAATTGCTAAAGGAAAATTTAAGTTAGACGAAAAAGAATATCAATTAGCAATCAATAATGCGCCAAATGCTTTGCATGGAGGACCGCAAGGATTTTTTAATGTGGTTTGGAAAGCCGATGAGGTTAAATCAGGAAGTACAGCTTCTTTAAAATTATCGTATTTAAGTAAAGATATGGAAGAAGGTTATCCTGGAAACTTAAAAGTTTTTGTTACTTATACTTTGACAAATGATAACCAATTAGAAGTATTGTATGAAGCAACTACAGATAAAAAGACAGTTATAAATCTTACGCAACATTCTTATTTCAATTTATCAGGAGATTTTACAAAAACAATCTTAGATCACGAATTGACTTTGAATGCTGATAAATTAGTTCCGGTTGACGCGACTTTAATTCCAACAGGAAAACTAGAAGATGTTGCCAACACGCCTTTCGATTTTAGAACACCAAAATTAATTGGAAAAGACATCGAGGTTAAAAACGAACAATTAGAAAGAGGAAAAGGTTACGATCATTGCTGGGTATTGAACAATCCTGAAAAAGGAAAAACAATCATTGCAAAAGTATACCACGCAGCAAGCGGAAGAGTGATGGAAATGACAACCGATGAACCTGGAATTCAGTTTTATTCAGGAAATTTCCTTGACGGAACTTTACCAATGCCAAAAGGCGGAACATTTGCTCACAGAACCGGACTTTGTTTAGAAACAGAGCATTATCCGGATTCTCCAAATCAGAAAAATTTCCCAACAACGGTTTTAAACCCGGGAGAAAATTATAAAACTAAAACTACTTTTAAATTTTCAGTGAAGAAATAG